The Methanofastidiosum sp. region TCTGGCCCGCCTCGACAGTGGCGCCGGCCTTATTCCCGATTATTTTTTCTGATATAGTCTTTCCCATAAAAATCAACTAAAAAATAAAAATTTAAATTATATTATTTTTTTTCAGGTTTTAAGAACATCTTTCTGATATCTTTACCTACTTCTTCTATGAGTTTTTCTTTACCCTCTTTCCTTGCTCTTGTAAGAACTGGTCTTCCTGTGTAGTTCTCCATCATGAACTCTCTAGCAAATTCTCCTGATTTAATGTTGTCAAGGACTTCGTACATTCTTTCTCTGACTGAATCATCGATTATCATTGGTCCTCTTGTTCTTCCACCATATTCTGCAGTGTTAGAAACTCTCTCCCACATGAGTTCTAAGCCACCTTCATAGAATAAGTCTACTATGAGTTTCATTTCGTTTAAACATTCAAAATACGCAATTTCAGGCTGGTAACCTTCACTAACCAATGTTTCGAAACCAGCTGTAATGAGTTCTGTAATTCCACCACAGAGGACACACTGCTCACCGAATATATCTGTGATTGCCTCCTCTTCGAATGTAGTTTCAACTACCCCGGCTTTTGTTAAATTCATGGCCTTTGCCATAGCAAGTGCTGTCTGCTTAGCTTTTCCAGTGTAATCCTGCTCAACAGCAAGAAGTGCTGGAGCCCCAAATCCTTCTTTGTAAAGCCTTCTAAGCTCACTACCTGGTGTTTTTGGTGCAATCATGACTACGTCAACATATTCTGGTGGCTTGATCTGATTGAATGTTATATTAAATCCATGAGAAAAGCTTAGAACATTGCCTTCCTTTAGATTATCCTTTATGTATTTAGTGTAAACATGTGGCTGGACTTCATCAGGTATCAGGATGTGGACTATGTCTCCTGCCTTTGCAGCATCTTCAACACTCATAGTCTTTATACCTGCGTCCTTTGCGCAGTTCCAAGATTTTCCCCCTTCATTTACACCAACGACAACGTCAATACCGCTATCGTGCAAACATAGGGCCTGTGCCCTTCCTTGATTTCCATAACCTATCACGGCTACTTTTTTACCTTGTAAATATTTAAGGTCTGCATCACAATCATAATACATTGTTGCCATACTTTAACCTCCAGTTTTCTTTTCAACATCCCTAGAAATGGCAGTAACTCCCGTTCTAAAGAGTTCTTTTATGCCAAAGTTCTTCATTGTTTCAACGAATCTGTCAATATCTAGCGGATCTGCTGTTATCTCTAGGGTTATTGCTCTTATACTAATATCTACTATATTCGCTTTAAATGCATTGGCTATTTCAATAATCTCTGCCCTATTCTCTTTGTCAGCAAAAATCTTTAATAGACAAAGATCCCTTACAACAGAACTATTTTTATCTAGGATGTTTACCTTTACTACTTCTATAAGTTTATTCAATTGTTTTTCTACCTTTTCTATCTCTCTTTCATCTCCAGTAGTAACTATAGTCATTCTACTCATACCTTCTTTTTCTGAAGGAGAGACTGTTAGAGAATGAATATTAATACCTCTTCTAGAAAACATGCCACTCATCCTAGTTAGAGATCCTGCTTCATCTTCAACTAGAACTGAGATTATTTGTGTCGACATCTTCCCACCCCTATCATCTCATCAACCCTGCCCCCAGGCGGGATCATTGGAAGAATATTAGTTTCAGATTCTATTTTAAAGTCAAGAATTGAAACAACACCAGAATCAAAAGCATTTTTCAACGCCTTTTCAATATCGCTAGTTTTTTCAACTCTTTCTCCGTATGCACCAAATGATTCTGCAAGTTTTACAAAATCCGGGATTGTTCCAAGCTTTGTTCCCGCGTATCTCTTATCCCAGAAAAGTTCTTGCCACTGTCTAACCATACCAAGGAACGAGTTATTTAATATTGCCACAACTACAGGAATATCTTCACTCATTGCAGTAGCTAATTCTTGGCATACCATCAAAAATGACCCATCACCTGCAATATCTAAAACTTGATTATCTGGTTTTGCTACCTTTGCTCCAATAGCTGCAGGAAATCCAAATCCCATTGTTCCAAGGCCTCCAGAAGATATAAACTGCCTTGGTTTTTTAGTGATATAATAGTGAGCTGCAAACATCTGATTCTGACCCACTTCAGTTGTAACTATTGCATTATCTTCAAGGAAATTGTTAATAGTTTTAATGATAATTTCAGGCGTAAGTTTAGATCCGTTCGGTTTAACAGTTTCACATTCTTCACACATATTATGGAGCTGATTTACCCTCTTTCTCCAAACATTTGTATCTTTTTTAACATCCTCATACTTTTTAATAAACTTAATCAGATCTCTTATGACAAGATTAGCATCACCCACAAGGGGAAATTCGACAGGTATGTTTTTGTTTAATTCAGACGAATCTATATCACAGTGAATTTTAACAGCATCAGGCGCAAACGATTCAAGACCCCATCCAGTTGTTCTATCAGAGAATCTGCATCCAATAACTAATAAAACGTCGCAACTATTGATCATTTTATTAGCCCCAAGCCTTCCATGCATTCCCACCATACCAAGTGACAAGGGGTGATTTTCGGGTATAGCCCCTTTTCCCATAAGTGTAGTTGCCACTCCCGCTCCAAGATATTCTGCAAGTAATCTCAAATCTTCAGTAGCATTTGCAAGTATTACTCCCCCTCCTGCAAGTATTAATGGCCTCTCTGCTTCTACAAGTTTCTGAGCGATTCTCTTAAGTTGCAGTGGATTTGGAACAATACTCGGATTATAGCCTGCAAACTTGACTTCTCCATGATGATACTCTTTAGATCTTTTCTGCTGAACATCATTGGGCAAGTCTATAACTACAGCACCTTTTCTTCCAGTATTTGCAATTTTGAAGGCACCTTTAATAGTTCTAGATAAATCGTTTGTTGACTTGACTAAAAAATTGTGCTTCGTTATTGGCATCGTTATTCCAAAAGTATCTGCCTCTTGAAATGCATCTGTGCCTATAGCTTTTGTTGGGACCTGCGCTGTAAAAGCCACCACCGGAATCGAATCCATTGTTGCGTTTAATAATCCAGTTATTAGATTTGTTGCACCAGGTCCAGAAGTTGCCATACACACTCCGGGTTCTCCCGAGGCTCTTGCATAACCATCTGCAGCATGAGCTGCTCCCTGTTCATGTCTTACTAAAATGTTTCTAACATCAGTTTCTTCATAGAGTTCGTCATAAAGGGGGATTAACTGACCTCCAGGGAATCCAAAGATATTTTTGACATTTTCTTCTTTTAAGCACTTTATTACAATTTCTGTTCCTTTTAATCCTTCATTCATTTCGTTTTCCCCTCTTTACTAATTTTTCTTAGTTTGTTTATCGCCTCTATAGCTGCATTGACACTAGTCATGACTATATCTGGTCCAACACTCTTTCCTAAAGCTTTGATTCCATCCTCGTTTGTCATCTTAACAGAAACCTGGCATAATGCGTCAGAACCGCCTGTTATTGCCTCAAGTCTGTATTCTTCGAGTGTTATCTTTTCTGGAACAACAGATTTTAATGCATTTAATGCAGCGTCGACAGCCCCATTTCCTATATTTGAGCCCACTTTCTTATTTCCATTTATGTTTAGGATAGCTGTTGCTGTTGGGGTAATATGAAGCCCAGAAATAATTGACATTTCTTCTAGCTTTACCTCTTTTTCTTCATCTGGTACTTTTCCAACGTAACCAGCCGCTATTGCAATTAGATCTTCATCAGTAATCTTCTTTCCACTTTCTCTTATCTGTTTAACATCGTCAACAATCTCTAAGATCTGCTCTTTTGTCAGTCCGATACCAAAGTCTTTAAGCTTCTTTTCAACAGCGTGGAGCCCTGTGTGTTTTCCAACAACAATCTCACTTTCTCTTCCTACTAACTTTGGAGTAAGAGGCTCATAACAGAAGGCTTTGCTTAGTACTCCGTGAACATGGATACCAGATTCATGAGCAAAAGCATTTTCTCCAACGATTGCTTTGTTTGGTTGTACAACTACTCCAGATATTCTCGAGACAAGTTTAGATATATAGGTAAGTCTTGTAGTATCAAGAGAGAATCTTACTCCGTAAAGAGCCATTAGACTCATTACTGTTTCCTCTAGAGAAGCATTTCCTGCTCTTTCACCTAGACCATTTACTGTACAATGAACCTGTTTAGCACCACTTTCAACTGCGGCTAGAGAATTTGCCACAGCAAGACCAAAATCATTGTGGCAATGAATGCTAATAGGTACATTAATATCATCAACAAGCTCTTTTATTAAGTATCTCATTGCTTTTGGCATTATAGTTCCAACTGTATCTGGCACATTAATATAATCCACGCCTGCATCTCTTACCGCTCTATGCATCTCTTTAAGATATTCTAATTCTGTTCTTGTTGCATCTTCACATGAGAACTCTACTTCAACCCCATGATCTTTTGCATATTCCACACCTTCTACCGCCTTACTCATAATCTCTTCTTTTGACATCTTAAGTTTGAATTCTCTATGAAGAGGGGAGGTAGCAATAAATGTATGAACTCTATCAACATTACAATCTAATGCTATATCAATATCTTTTTTATTTGATCTTGCAAGTCCACATACTTTTGCCTTAAGCCCCATGTCACATACTTTTTTTATGGCGTCTTTCTCTCCAGCAGATGTTATGGGGAATCCCGCCTCAATAGCGTCAACCCCTAAGAGATCAAGACTCTCTGCTATCTTCATCTTTTCTTCGATGTTGAATGCAACACCAGGGGTCTGCTCTCCATCTCTAAGAGTTGTATCAAATATCTTTATACCTTCTATATTCATTTTTTCTAATACTTTTTTGTTGTAATCACTTACACAAATAACTTCTTCCATGCTATCCACCCATTATAATTGATAATGTAGTAAGTATCCTAAAAGAAAATAAATCACTTACAATTTTAATATTACAGGTAAGACTACGGAGAATCGTTAGAAAGAATTTATACCTTTGCGAGGGGCAAAAATGCACCCCCCCTAATTACTAACTCCATAGTATGCACCTAATGCATTTTAAAGCCAATTTATTTCTTTTTAAGTTTTTCGGTTATTTTTAAATAAAAATCAATTGAAAATAAAAAATATAATTTTATATGGCAGTTTTTTTAATTTCTAGCCTTCTAGCAATGAATTTTTCTATTTCAATAACAAAGAAACTTGTTGTTGCTACTAGAGTCAAGGGAATCCACCAGATTGCAGGAAAGGGTGCTGTTCTGAAAGGGCTTGTACCAAATAGGGGTTCTGAATATACTAGAATTACTTGCAATACTAAAGTTGTCATAGCACCTATTATTAACCACTTGTTTCTGAATGGATTTATTTTAAATGCTGTACCTTTCAAGGACCTTGCAGTAAATAGGTAGCCAACTTCGATCATTATTATCGTAGTGAATGCAATTGTTTGAGCCTGCGGCATATATTCAAGTGAGTTACCTACTGAATCGAAGAACAGTAAATACATTGAGAATATCATTGCCACTTCTATTATAGATACTATACCAACTCTTCTAATGAAAAACTTGTTGAACAATTTTTCGTTAGGGTCCCTTGGAGGCCTATTTAACAAATCCTTTCCTGCTGGTTCCCAGATTAATGGAATTGCGCATGCAATAGCAATAATTAAATTTACCCAAAGTATCTGTACAGGCTCAATTGGTAGTCTATGACTAAAAAGAGGCACTAAAGGTGCTAAGAACAAGGCTCCTGCCATTGCAAGTCCTTGACCTCCATTTGTTGGCATTATATATAATATGACTTTCCATATATTATCGTAGACATGCCTGCCTTCTTCAACAGCATCAACTATTGTGGCAAAATTATCATCAGTCAATATTATGTCTGAGGCTTCTTTACTAACTTCAGTTCCACCCTTACCCATAGCAACTCCTATATCTGCTGCCTTCAATGCGGGCGCATCATTTACTCCATCCCCCGTCATTGCAACTATATGCCCTCTTTCCTGCAATTGTTTTGTAATTCTGTACTTATGCTCTGGTTCAACTCTTGCATAAACTGAGACATCATTAACTACTTTGTATAGTTCTTCATCAGTCATATCAGAAATTTCTTTTCCTGTTAAAACACTGTCTTCACCATCTCCAATTTTCAGCTGTTTAGCAACCGCTTTAGCAGTGAAAGCATGGTCCCCAGTAATCATTACCGGTCGAATCCCTGCTGTTTTACATTTTTCAATAGCATCAATAGCCTCCTTCCTTGGTGGGTCTATCATCCCTTGGGCCCCTACAAATGTCAGATCTGAGATATCTATTTCTTCAAGAGAAAGCTTGTCAGTAGGAACCTTCTTGTAAGCCATAGCCAAGACTCTCAAAGCATCTTTAGCCATACTCTCAACGTTTCTCATTATCAAGTCTTTATCAAGAGGAATTTTTTTTCCATCAACTAGTTGATCTTTACAAGATTTTAGGATTCTCTCAGGGGATCCTTTAACATAAATGAGGTTTGTATCCCCTTCCTCATGCAGTGTTGCCATATATTGTTGTTTTGGATCAAAAGGTATTTCGTCTAATTTTAGAAGTTTTTCATCAACGCCTGCTTTTGTAGCCGAAACGATCAAAGCTGCTTCTGTGTGGCTACCTTTTGCAACATATCTATCTTTTTCTATGGCTATACCTGCATTGTTACAAAGAAAACCTGCCCTCAAAGTTTGGATAAGTTCTGGCGTTAGTTTCGCTTTTGTATTCTTATCTTTTTCCAGAATTTGGCCTATAGGTTCGTATCCCACACCTTCAACAAAGTAGAATTTATTGCCGCTAAATATACGAACAGCAGTCATTTCATTTTTAGTAAGCGTTCCTGTTTTATCTGAACAAATTACTGTTACGCTACCTAATGTTTCTGCAGCCGGTAAGTTTCTTACTATTGCATTTCTTCTCGCCATAGCTGTAGATCCAACCGCAAAAGCAGCTATTATAGCTCCTGCAAGGCCTTCAGGTATTAAAGCTACAATCATACCTATCATTGCAAGGAACATATAGACTATCTCATATCCTTCTATAACACCGAGCCCAAAAACTAAGACTCCAAAAGATACTATTGTAATAATTAGTAATTTTACAAAAGCAGATATTTTTTTTAGTATTGGAGGTGTAGTTTGTCCAGAACTTTTCATAAGTTTTGCTATCTTACCAATTTCTGTATCCTCTGCAGTTGCGTAGGCAATACCGTGCCCCCTGCCACTTGTTACAAATGTTCCCCCATATGCCATACAAAATTTTCTTTCGTCATCTTTCTTATTGGGGTCGTCTTCCGCACCCTTGTAAACGGGCATCGATTCTCCTGTAAGCATTGACTCATCTAAGTGTAAACTCTTTGAAGATGTTATTCTAAGGTCAGCAGGGACTTTATCGCCTGACTCGATAATTACAACATCCCCTGGAACTAATTCTCGTGCAGGAATTACCTTAGTTTCACCATCTCGTATTACTTTACATTTATCCACTAACATATCTTTTAAGGCATCAATTGAAGCCTCTGCTTTACCTTCTTGAATAAATCCAATTATGGCCGTTGCTAGAACAACTCCAATTATTACCCACATATCCATTATAATATCTTCTTCTCCCATGAATGCCCATAGGAAGAAACATGCAAAAGCTGCCACTATCAAAACTATAAGCAGCGGATTATTGAATTGCATTAAAAATCTGACAAGAGGACTTTTTTTCTTAAATTTAATCTCATTATAACCATATTTTTCAAGTCTAGAAAATGCCTCTTTAGAGGAGAGTCCACCCGTGGATGAATCCAACTTCTTTATAGTTTCTTTAGTATTTAACTCACACCAATCTAATTTTGTTTCCACAAGTACCCCTCCTTTATCTTTATTTTGCATAACAATAGAAGTAATATATTTCTCCTTATAAAATTTTGCCTTGCCTAACTTTTTAGTTAATTTTTTAAATATATTTAATTAACTTATTACTAAGTGAGAAGATGGTAGCTAATTTGTTAAATTTTAAAGACAAATCCTCAATGGGGATCATTTATTTTGTATTAATTACGTTTATTATTACATATTTAATGCTTGCATTTGTTTATGTTAACGGTGGACTAAAATATGAGAACACATTTGCATTTTTAATAGTTATGATGTTTATACCGTTAATAGTTTCTTCTTTGCTAACTAAATTTTACCTAAAAAGACCAATTTCATCATTCGGAATAAAAATAGGAACTGGCATTAAGTATTACTTAGCCGCATATTTCTACCCTTTTATAGCCATTGGACTTGGAATTCTTTTATTTGTCCTGATGAGATTAGGTACTTTTAGTACCAATTTGGATTTAATTTTTCCAAGCCAGTATGGCATCCCGATATATATCTATTTAATTAACTATGCCATCGCCCCTGTTTTCCCCAATTCTATCTTTGCATTTGGAGAAGAATATGGATGGCGTGGTTACCTTCAGGATCTTTTACTAGAAAAGTTTTCAATACTTAAAACTCTTATAATTACAGGTATAATCTGGGGACTTTGGCATGCACCATTAATCGCAATGGGCTATAACTATCATCAATATCCCTTACCAGGTGTATTCCTCTTTACACTATGGACCATCTTTGTAGGTATTTTCTTTGGATGGTTAAAAATTAAGTCAAAATCAGTTCTTACTGCCGCACTCGGACACGGGGCGATTAATGCTTATGTGGGATTTGGAATACTTTTTGCACAAACAAATAATCAGCTTTTAGGTGTACCTTTTGGTCTACCTGGATTACTTGCATTCCTAATACTTGCAATAATATTTCTTTGGGATTTAAAGAGAAGTTATCCCCAAAAGTTCTGATATAGCATTCTCTAGAATATCAATTGATTTTAGGTATTCATCAGTGTCAATGTACTCCATATCAGTATGATCTAAAGAGGAATCTCCAGGGCCATAGGTAACAATGTTTTCTGTTAATCTAACAAGTAAATTCATATCTGAAGAGCCAGTCTTTTTCTTATACTTAGGGGAAAATCCATTTTCTCTTATTGTCTTTACTAATGTTTTTACAAGTATGTTGTTCTTTGAAGTTATTACCCCATCCACACCTT contains the following coding sequences:
- the ilvB gene encoding biosynthetic-type acetolactate synthase large subunit, whose protein sequence is MNEGLKGTEIVIKCLKEENVKNIFGFPGGQLIPLYDELYEETDVRNILVRHEQGAAHAADGYARASGEPGVCMATSGPGATNLITGLLNATMDSIPVVAFTAQVPTKAIGTDAFQEADTFGITMPITKHNFLVKSTNDLSRTIKGAFKIANTGRKGAVVIDLPNDVQQKRSKEYHHGEVKFAGYNPSIVPNPLQLKRIAQKLVEAERPLILAGGGVILANATEDLRLLAEYLGAGVATTLMGKGAIPENHPLSLGMVGMHGRLGANKMINSCDVLLVIGCRFSDRTTGWGLESFAPDAVKIHCDIDSSELNKNIPVEFPLVGDANLVIRDLIKFIKKYEDVKKDTNVWRKRVNQLHNMCEECETVKPNGSKLTPEIIIKTINNFLEDNAIVTTEVGQNQMFAAHYYITKKPRQFISSGGLGTMGFGFPAAIGAKVAKPDNQVLDIAGDGSFLMVCQELATAMSEDIPVVVAILNNSFLGMVRQWQELFWDKRYAGTKLGTIPDFVKLAESFGAYGERVEKTSDIEKALKNAFDSGVVSILDFKIESETNILPMIPPGGRVDEMIGVGRCRHK
- a CDS encoding HAD-IC family P-type ATPase; translation: MQNKDKGGVLVETKLDWCELNTKETIKKLDSSTGGLSSKEAFSRLEKYGYNEIKFKKKSPLVRFLMQFNNPLLIVLIVAAFACFFLWAFMGEEDIIMDMWVIIGVVLATAIIGFIQEGKAEASIDALKDMLVDKCKVIRDGETKVIPARELVPGDVVIIESGDKVPADLRITSSKSLHLDESMLTGESMPVYKGAEDDPNKKDDERKFCMAYGGTFVTSGRGHGIAYATAEDTEIGKIAKLMKSSGQTTPPILKKISAFVKLLIITIVSFGVLVFGLGVIEGYEIVYMFLAMIGMIVALIPEGLAGAIIAAFAVGSTAMARRNAIVRNLPAAETLGSVTVICSDKTGTLTKNEMTAVRIFSGNKFYFVEGVGYEPIGQILEKDKNTKAKLTPELIQTLRAGFLCNNAGIAIEKDRYVAKGSHTEAALIVSATKAGVDEKLLKLDEIPFDPKQQYMATLHEEGDTNLIYVKGSPERILKSCKDQLVDGKKIPLDKDLIMRNVESMAKDALRVLAMAYKKVPTDKLSLEEIDISDLTFVGAQGMIDPPRKEAIDAIEKCKTAGIRPVMITGDHAFTAKAVAKQLKIGDGEDSVLTGKEISDMTDEELYKVVNDVSVYARVEPEHKYRITKQLQERGHIVAMTGDGVNDAPALKAADIGVAMGKGGTEVSKEASDIILTDDNFATIVDAVEEGRHVYDNIWKVILYIMPTNGGQGLAMAGALFLAPLVPLFSHRLPIEPVQILWVNLIIAIACAIPLIWEPAGKDLLNRPPRDPNEKLFNKFFIRRVGIVSIIEVAMIFSMYLLFFDSVGNSLEYMPQAQTIAFTTIIMIEVGYLFTARSLKGTAFKINPFRNKWLIIGAMTTLVLQVILVYSEPLFGTSPFRTAPFPAIWWIPLTLVATTSFFVIEIEKFIARRLEIKKTAI
- the ilvN gene encoding acetolactate synthase small subunit; the protein is MSTQIISVLVEDEAGSLTRMSGMFSRRGINIHSLTVSPSEKEGMSRMTIVTTGDEREIEKVEKQLNKLIEVVKVNILDKNSSVVRDLCLLKIFADKENRAEIIEIANAFKANIVDISIRAITLEITADPLDIDRFVETMKNFGIKELFRTGVTAISRDVEKKTGG
- a CDS encoding 2-isopropylmalate synthase — encoded protein: MEEVICVSDYNKKVLEKMNIEGIKIFDTTLRDGEQTPGVAFNIEEKMKIAESLDLLGVDAIEAGFPITSAGEKDAIKKVCDMGLKAKVCGLARSNKKDIDIALDCNVDRVHTFIATSPLHREFKLKMSKEEIMSKAVEGVEYAKDHGVEVEFSCEDATRTELEYLKEMHRAVRDAGVDYINVPDTVGTIMPKAMRYLIKELVDDINVPISIHCHNDFGLAVANSLAAVESGAKQVHCTVNGLGERAGNASLEETVMSLMALYGVRFSLDTTRLTYISKLVSRISGVVVQPNKAIVGENAFAHESGIHVHGVLSKAFCYEPLTPKLVGRESEIVVGKHTGLHAVEKKLKDFGIGLTKEQILEIVDDVKQIRESGKKITDEDLIAIAAGYVGKVPDEEKEVKLEEMSIISGLHITPTATAILNINGNKKVGSNIGNGAVDAALNALKSVVPEKITLEEYRLEAITGGSDALCQVSVKMTNEDGIKALGKSVGPDIVMTSVNAAIEAINKLRKISKEGKTK
- the ilvC gene encoding ketol-acid reductoisomerase is translated as MATMYYDCDADLKYLQGKKVAVIGYGNQGRAQALCLHDSGIDVVVGVNEGGKSWNCAKDAGIKTMSVEDAAKAGDIVHILIPDEVQPHVYTKYIKDNLKEGNVLSFSHGFNITFNQIKPPEYVDVVMIAPKTPGSELRRLYKEGFGAPALLAVEQDYTGKAKQTALAMAKAMNLTKAGVVETTFEEEAITDIFGEQCVLCGGITELITAGFETLVSEGYQPEIAYFECLNEMKLIVDLFYEGGLELMWERVSNTAEYGGRTRGPMIIDDSVRERMYEVLDNIKSGEFAREFMMENYTGRPVLTRARKEGKEKLIEEVGKDIRKMFLKPEKK
- a CDS encoding CPBP family intramembrane metalloprotease — translated: MVANLLNFKDKSSMGIIYFVLITFIITYLMLAFVYVNGGLKYENTFAFLIVMMFIPLIVSSLLTKFYLKRPISSFGIKIGTGIKYYLAAYFYPFIAIGLGILLFVLMRLGTFSTNLDLIFPSQYGIPIYIYLINYAIAPVFPNSIFAFGEEYGWRGYLQDLLLEKFSILKTLIITGIIWGLWHAPLIAMGYNYHQYPLPGVFLFTLWTIFVGIFFGWLKIKSKSVLTAALGHGAINAYVGFGILFAQTNNQLLGVPFGLPGLLAFLILAIIFLWDLKRSYPQKF